atGTAATCTGAACTTTTCCAACAACTCCAGAGCGTTGTAAAGTCCAGAAGTCAAAATCTAGTTTCAAAAAGATACATGTACACATTCAATTCACCACTAAATTTAACTTCACACCCACCTCTGTTCTGTGCTGAAAGACGCAGGGGGGCAGCCGGTGGGGGGGCGCGGCAGAGCGAACTGCTGGCTCTGGTTGGCCTGAGGGAGGCTGCAGGGATGGGGGCCCCTGCTGGTGAGCTGGGGGCCCGGAGGTTGTAGCTGCCTCTGTACCGGTGGAGGTCCTGCAGGATGAGAGGGGCCACACTGCGCTGCTGTGGAGGCTGGAGGCAGGGATTTAAGCCCCACTGGCTTATTGTCACAGGCACtggggagacaggaagtagctgTAAGCACAcaggtcattttattttgaaatatcacCCACGGGAGGATTGGGGTTCTACCTGTAGCTGTAAAGGCACATGTCAGCGTGAGGCGTTCTGCAGGGGGACGGGCTGTGCTCTCGCTTCACTTTGCTCACAGGAGGTCCATGAAACATcactggaaacacattttttggggaGAAATTGGGTTTAATGACAGCTGCTTAAGATTAGATAAAAtagtataaaatgtgtttgtaaataTAAGATGGTAAACTTAAGATTCTAGatcaaaaatgtgcaataaaataatctaaaatcaGTTTATTTACATACGATATTAAAgtaaaactgtgaaataaacaGACAATATGTAGTAGAATGTTCACATTGCATTAAACATACAACCTTTAATGCTAAAAAGTGTAAATGAATATATGTAAAGTGGTGTATTAGTATTATTCAAGATAGTAATAATTACAACCAGATGATTGCTTGCAATGCCCTCAGTGAACCCTATCTCCAGGACTCTTCACCATATCTCCATCCACAATCAATCTGTCAGATTTATGGTCAGTGCGGGAGTCGCAGTCATAAATACATGCAGTACGTGTTTGGCAGCCGCACTAAATGTGCCAATGCCGCATACCGAGCTCTTATCTGTAACATCATTATTCTTTAAAAGGTACAAGTGGAGTCGCTGAGAGCCACTTCCTGCACCATGTGACCGCCATCGTTCACCTGGCACAGATCCACTAATGTTCCGTGCTGCCAGGGAACACTGATAGCAGGATCAATTAACTCCTACTGCAGAAGAACAGTGCCCTAACGAGGTGGTTGTATTAAGTTATTAAATGCAATGCAACTTACTTATACTACGATATAAGGGGGATATTTATCTGACCGTTACTAAAATAGGATGCATTGTTTGAGATTAAACAACCAATCGATTAAGAAGCATCTACGAGAGGAGGAGATACTCACACTTATTGGACTGGAAATCTGGGACAAACTGCTCGTCATCGGGAACCTGAGCTGTAGGCGGGAAAACACGGTGTTAAAGGACTCATCTGTTCCTTAAATCTGTTGGTTTTAATGGAGAACATGTGGGTTTTGTTGCATGATTCTTGCAGGTCTCACCTTCTGCGATCCATATTTCCTGGAGCTGGATCAGGTCTTGAAAGAGCTCTGAAAGACGGACCAATATCTTAAAGTCAAAAAGCGTCACCACAAATCTcccacagaaaaacacagcactGTGTTGTGTATCCACTAGCTCCTGACACGGTAAACACTTTCACATGTGGACATGATGAGCCCACCTTCTGTGTCCTGAGCCAGCTCTGTGTCCATgaacttcctcttcctgtcgcTGAGACATCTCTCTGCTCCCTCCAAGGGACATTTCTAGTTTTTGAACAAGAAAGACTGTTTAGAGAACATTAAGGATGAAGTGAAATGTAAGAAATGGGAAGCAGAGGAGGATAACTCACACTCTCAGGGACCACGAAGGGGACCTGCTGGTCGTAAAAGCCGTCCATGTTGCAGGAGTCTTCACCCTGGAAAAATGAGGGTGACGTTTTAGGTCATATTAGCATGATATCCATACCAATATTCCTCTCTCTTCACGCATCTTGCTCCTTTTCACATCCTGGCCCCACAGCAGCAGGATTTACAGTGGCTATAAAAGCATTGTCGTCATTACAGCGTTATGTAACCTCCTGTATGTTAAATCATGTAGaccagctgcaggaggaaataCACTTCAAACATGTTTGAGTAGTGATGCTGGTTTTAAGGGGATAAACAGAAAGCAGCTGTATGGGGCAATAAAATGTGACGCCTTTTTCCCTTCTATCTGCACTGTAGGAGTATCCCTTAATATGTGGTTTGTGTAAAAAGGAATGATACAAGAAGCATGAAAAATACTTGTTCTCTAGTGGTTCAAATGGCATAATATCCTCAGGTAGAATAGGTGGAGACAACAGATCAAATTATAGGAAGATCCTTTAAGGAAAAGTCCCgcattttgggaaatatccTGAAGAAACCTGATTTATTCGTCAATTCTATACAGGCTTTAAAGGATAAAACATTCAACTGGTGTTTGATTAAAGAAACTCTGAtactttcattctttttctGAGATTGTAAACTACCTTTCACAGTTTTAAAGGAGTGAATGGAGCTGATTCAAGAGTCAACATATTATGAGGACTGTGAAATCTAGCTGAACAGggtaaacaaaatgtacatgGAAGTGGAGCTGTTGAGTTGATTTCCTGGTACAGTACAATTTATCTAACCTATTTAATACGCTTTTGATAAAGGACTAATCAGGCTCAGTATTTATCCAAAGATAGAAGTTCTCAAACCCTTATCTTTTGACTGTTAGATGATGATTGCCTCATACGGAAGTCACACGTCCTTTGATGAATGCGTGGGCTTCCGTAGGTAAACAACACCTCGCTACAACTGCTATTGTTCTTACAAACAGGGCGTTAGAGACAAAGTGGGGTTTGAAGTTGAGTTCATCTGCTGTAAAGATACCAACACCAGGATAGATAACATGACTTTGATTCGTGGTGTTTTTAACCTGACTTTGATTAAACTAAATGTACAGATTTGTGAATGGAGTTTTTGAAGTGACGCAAGGCATCGTGAGACCTCCTTGTTTTTCTCAATGAACTGAAACTTGAGCCTTTGCAGAAGaaggggggtggtggtggtgaggaggggggggggggggcctcaCCATTGAGAAAATGtaccacagagacagagaaatatTCACGATGCTAACAGACCATAACGACAGCTGCTGCAGACGGAAATACCGCCCTGCAGAGCTGACAGATGCGGAGAAATGGACGCAATGTTGCCTTTGATTTTTCCAGAAAATGGCGTTCGCCTCTTAGCTCGTATTGGCTCCAACACAGCCAGCAGCGATGCaagaaaacaaagctaaaaCAACAGCAAGCATCCTGTCTTTGCGAAGtgatgtaataaataataacgcAGCACTCACTTGATATGTGAAGTTTCttgtcagtgttttaaaaacGAAGGTTTCTTCTTCCCTACATCCCCAGCAGCTCTTCGAATAAAAACTCGGCTGTGGATTTTACTCAATGAGGAGCTCTGATCGCTGGAACTAAACCCCCGAGCCCAGTGCGACCCTCCCATTGGCTAGAACGCGACGTCACTCAAAGAGCGAGCCAATCATCTTCAAGACTGCTCTGACGTCTGTccctgggtttttttttatgaatggcCGCTGTTCATTCATGTCTCCACAGCTCTCTTAAAGGGCCAGGGCTGCCATTCCATAAAAACAAgctaataaatacataaatacataaataaataaaacaagattaaCCCTATTAGATAACATTATTAATTTTTTATGTATCCTTCATTTGTTTGAGAATATACCACAAAGTATTGATCAAAGATATCCCATTATACCGTTTATAGTATTAATATTGTCATTCATAGAGTAAAGAAACATGCAAATCCTATTGAACATAGTTTACCAAACATTCATTTGCAAATATGACAATTTAATATTAATTGTATAGACATTTAGTGTCCAGATTCCTTTACAAAATGTGTACAAACACTGTAACTTCTATGGGTAATATGGATTATGATTACAAAAATAGGATTTGAGAGAATATGAATGTGCCTTTCTCCTGCATACATTAATAATCTCAACTCTTTTGTCGAGGTGCGGATTACTGTACTTCCCCTCCTTTTGCTGCAGCATGTTTGGTTTAATCCAGCATCACACATGACTGCCTCAAAGTGCATTCATCTCGGTGGGTGGCGAAGCAGCCCCTCCACTCTTAATTCTGCTTTGATCTCTTTCAACTTCATTACCATTTGCTGCAGAGCGATCACGAAGCGGGCCACCTGACTATGTATTAAGTCTGGTAATTAGTGTATTCAAAGGACAGCAGTAAGAATGTAATACAGTGTTGAACAGTCTATTCTGTGGTAGGAGTTTCTATCTGAAAAAGGAGAAGACAGAAGGTTATAAGGTCAGTCAGGTCTGGATGATCTCATTGTCGATGTAATTAAATGTGCATCTAAAACCCCAttaattgttattttggtcaTAACTTTTCAATTAAAACTCCAGTGGTCTGACTTCAGACCGATTGACCTCTACggctttttgttttgcagggtGCAGTGATTGTTTGTGTTCTCAGAAACTGCTTGATCAGCATCAGTGGATGCCAGAatggatcagtgtgtgtgtgtgtgtgtgtgtgtgtgtgtgtgtgtgtgtgtgtgtgtgtgtgtgtgtgtgtgtgtgtgtgtgtgtgtgtgtgtgtgtgtgtgtgtgtgtgtgtgtgtgtatgtgtgtgtgtgtgtgtgtgtgtgtgtgtgtgtgtgtgtgtgtgtgtgtgtgtgtgtgtgtgtgtgtgtgtgtgtgtgtgtgtgtgtgtgtgtgtgatataaagTTCCAGTTCAATCGTCAGCTGAGCTCAGCAGCTCTGTAACTGATTTGCAGCGTCTCCTGTTGACTCGGCCATCACACGTCTACtactgtgtgtacacacacatcagatTTTATTCATCCGCTCGGACTGATCTACAATCGAGATATGATCAAACATATCCTGTGTCAGGACACCACACACTGCACTCATACACTTTCTTATCAAATGTGTCTGCAGGTTGAGATTATGGTGTTTTTGTATCCTGTAATGAAGATCTATTTCCTGAATGCTGTCTCTATCTTTATGATCGTACCTGAGCTGACTTCCTTTTTGGCCACaattatttattgcattttataaagGTTGCACATGGCAATAATGCAAAGGTACAGCACACCAGTCCATGGTGtgaaaagtgagaaaataaaggGGAAACTTAACTCAGAACAGAACGAAATTTGATATATCATATTAAAGCTTTCATGCATCGATGTAAGCAGTATCATATTTGTCATACCACTTAAAAAAAGACTCTTAAAGGAAGTAAAATCGGCTCATTCGTCGAGGTCACACACTAAATACAGAGAATGAATCCAAACTAAAGGTATAAAGCTGCTTTTAGACAATGAATGATCATGGTTTTACAGACTTACTGAGTAGTTTTGATGAGATCGTCTTTGTTTCATCCAGGACTTTATCGGTTATAGATTATTTAGTTACTGATCCACTCTTCCTATATTAGCCCCCACTAGATGGCTCCAAAGCCTCCACCCTGCTGCTGATGTTAAATGACTGTTGTTAAATTACATAAAGGTTAATCTAGCAGTAACAATAACCCATTCATATTTCAGTATACAACTCATACGCACCATTGAAGTGTCTACAGCACAGATTAATGCACTGTAATACATGTTTAGATATATAAAACCTTGTTTAATTTACGAGGAATCTACAGATGTAGATAGACAAAGCTAGTAAAATAAACTCTGTAATGGGTATTTTGGATTGTTTTCTAATCACAAGTCTGAAATAAGACATGTCATTAAAGCAAACGAGTCTCAAAATCTTTTGCCTGCAGTGTCTCAATGCATCTTCAAACATAAAGGCCATAAAGTCTGCAGATGATTGTTAACAAGTAGTAAATAAGATTAAAATGTGAATGcattaaagttgtttttgttattccGATGTTAAATGGTGTTTTTCCAGAAGCTGTGCAGCACTTGTAcagcaggtcagaggtcaaaccACCTATTGCAGAGGCGTAATGTAATGTACCTAATGAAGCTAAAACAGACAAAGCCAGTGAAAGCCGGGCCGTCCCGAAAAGTGGCTCATGTCCAACGCCCTGTATCTGTTTACTTTGTTGTGTCTGTGCACCAGCTGGCCGGTGGATTTCCATCCAAAGAACAATAGCTGCTGACATACCATCGGTCCCCGCTGGAGAATCCTCATGATTCATCAGCGGGGTTCTGCAGCCGGGTGCTCATCCGCTAAAAGAAACCAGCATGAAAAAGCCCTGCAAAATAACTCGAATTTCCATTAAATATAAAGTAGATACTCATGTCCTTCACAGGATGCATCATAGTGCTTTTGGTTTCTGCctataaacaaacatttcaggGATGTTTTAGAGACCATATGTAGCTGTTTGACCTTCAAGTACCAGCTTCAAACGTCACAAATAACCCCAATAACTCCCATCCACTCTGCTGCAgtttgctttgcttttattAAGTTAGCTCAGGGTAAAGACTGAAGGAAGGTGGGAAACAGGAAGCACTTTAAGATGAGTCCACAACCCGTCTGATGGAGCCCACGGCAGGATGAAGGGCCCCCCACTCTGCGGGCCGCCGGTACTCGCCCTTCTCCAGCAGGTACTGGCGCCCCCTGTAGTTGGAGTGCTCGTAGAAGACCCAGATGCCGTCCTGGACGTGGGCCGAGTGGATGTCCCGGTAGCGCCAGCGGTCCATCAGGTTGGGCATGTCGTCACTGAACTCGATCATCTGGCCGCTGAAGTCCGGACGCTCGTAGATGCGGATCCTGTGGATACTGGAAGGCTGAACAAATATAACGTGTGGATTAGGGAGCTTTAGATGAGCTGGTTGACAGTAATAACCTGCGTCTTGGTTCTGAATTAATGTTCACAACATAAATAACCCCCtatacttttaaattaaaggttaGAACACAAACTATATGCTCAGCTTCAAGTATTTTCTCACATGTCTGATGAGGCGACAGGAGCGCATGGTGTCGTTGAAGCCGTTCCAGCTCTGGTAGTTGGGGTACTCCCCCCTCATGAGGACGTACTGGTAGCCCAGGTACTGGGGTCTCTCGTAGAGGACCCAGGCCCCACTCTCCACCCGGATGGAGTTGCATCGCTGGATGTGAGAGTTGACCTCGGGACAGTCGCTGCTGCACTCATAGTGATGGCCCTTAAAGTTCTTCTCCTCGTAGAAGATGATCTGCAGCCAGCAATTTGTTAAAACatccattaaaaacaaactacttGTGCAATCTCTATTATTAAAGTATGTTTTCTGTGTATTATTAGATGCTTCATTCTTAGATATGTGCAATTACCCCTCATTCATATGCAGGTTGTAATAATTCAACTTTAATTTAGACTTCTATCAGTTCTCTGTCAGTTGGATACTCTCCAGATGTCAAGTTTTTATCGctgcaaaaaacaacatagCTCCAAAGATGGACTGGTACTGGGGACAAAACATCAACATCGATTTAGAAAAAAGCATTAATTAAAGTCTAAAGAAGAGATGTAAAGGAAGATGTATCCATGCCTGTCTGCAGTGCATGCTCTTTAAATGGCATACAGCAGTTAGCATGTGATGCTCACCTTCCCTGTGCGCTCCATGGTCATCTTATGTTCCTCCTCACACGATCAAATCAAAGCGGCTCGTTCCCCCTGCATCACTGATGCTCCACTTTATTATACAGGCGGATGAAATGCACTGCCAGTAAAAGGATTGTCATGCAAATGAGCTCTCCATTAACTTTGCCACATTAGCTGATGCTGCgattgttttaaaacacatgGCTGCTGTTTGATGTCTCCTGTGGGGATGCAGAAGTCGTGTCAATGTGCTTTATCTcaaactgtattattttaagCATGTTGGTTCACTCATATTACTTTATCTCACTGgaaacaccaaacaaacaacactaaCAGGCACATACTGAATACTGAAGACCTATCTCATTCACTTTTACTAACTTACTGCTGGGGCTGAAGGATGTCTGGAGTCATTATCAGACTTCGGGCATCGACCCTGGGAGTTTTTCTCCTGGTAGAAACTGATTTGAGCAAACACAATATCATGTGTGCAAGGCTGTGAAATGGCTTTTACTTGAGCAACGATATAATGAAATGGAGTTTGATTCCAACCACATCTGCAAAGAGGAGTGGGTTTCAATGCATTCACACATCAGatcaacacatttacacaaatacTGCATAAACAGTTTTGTGCTACATTAAATATGTGgtagtaaatatataaaatgtccCTTCTccatcatttgttttgtgcatGCTTTGCTTTGCATCACCTGGATAAATCAATCAGTGTTTCACATATTTATACCAGGCTGATCACATTGTTCTGAAGCTGGGAATCCTGTTTCCCTGAACAATGCAAAGTGAAAAGCATTGCGACAAAGCATGCTGACAAAAGCAACGGCACTGCCAGACACCTGGTCTGTTATGAAATGCTCTGCGTCAGTGAGGCGagtcattttaaacaaacaataacctCTTTATGTTAAATAGGATGCACTTCTGACCGGGGAAATGGTGGTTTCATTGTTTTAGGTTTGATAATACTTATCATAAATcattcccagaggatgaatccaaCGTGATCTCTGCACTAGAAATATAAAGATCTAACAGTTGGATTGTACATTCATGAGGGTGAACCATTTTGAGTTTGGAGACTTCAAGTACTTCTTTAATCTGGCACTGATTTAGGTAAAGTTGCAGGAATACTGAAGGGTGACCACATGCATGCCGTTCATTTCATGTGTTAAAGGTGTGTTATTAGCTCCAGTGTGCTTGTTTTTTATGAACTATTTCCCTGTATCCCTTCAACAGGAGAAACACGCAGAAAAACAGCAGCTTCAAGAAGAAACTGACTGATAAATCTCAGAGATATTGAGGCATTAATAGGGTAACTCCACCAATTTTACCTGACATTTGAGTTTGGAGCTTGGACTGATGTATTTGGCCAATGTGTGGACGATAACCAAACAGGGAGTATCTAACAAAACTGATTTGCATAATGAGAGGACTCTTTTAAACCATAATACACACTTTTTTCAGTCCACAAACTCCCAGTTTTACCCCTATAATTACCATTGGTCTAGAGTTATGTGTGAACGTGTTGCCGGCACAAAGTCTATAACCACAAACATTAGATTTCAGCGTTCTTTATTTCCCACATTCACAGTTAACAGGAGTCCATGATGCGCCTGATGGAGCTGAACCTTGTCATGTTGCCCGTGCCCATGTCACGGAGGTTCCTGTACTCTCCGGGCCTCAGGTACATCATCTTGCCTCTGTAGTTGGGCTGCTCGAACATCAGCCAGTGGCCATCCGTCACATTGCAGGACTGGCAGTCGGACATGCGGAAACGATCCTGCATGTTGTCACAGTCGTCCATCAGCTCGTGCATCTGGCCTCCGAAGTTCTCCTTCTCGTAGATCCTCATCCTGAAGGGTCCCCTGTGCTGTAGGGGAAGAAACGGCAGGATACTCAGGGCATCGAAACATCAGATCTACGCCCTGATTATCTCAAGGAAAGATACAGGTACATTCCTGCAAGCATTTTGCATTTGCTTAGCTGAAATCTGTGCTGTCAACTAATACAAAGAGCTGATTTTAAAGATGTTGATATGTCGTTTAATTTCTTATTGCAAATGAAAAACCTACCATGGGGATCATGCGGCTGGACCTGATGCAGTCGCTCATACTCATGCCCATCAGGCGCTGGTTGTCCGGGTACTCGCCCCTCCTCACCAGCATCTGGTGGCCCATGAAGTTGGGCTTCTCGTAGACCATGAAGAGGCCGCTCTCCACCCTGCAGGAGTTGCACCTGCTCAGGTAGGAGGTGAGCTCGGGGCAGTCGTTGCTGGTCTCATAGGAGCGACCCTGGAAGTTCTTCTCCTCGTAGAATATGATCTGCAAACAACAATGTGGACCTGAGTCTCCAGATCAAATCCTTTCCAAGTTACTCAGATGTTCTGATAGTTTCACTTACCCTGCCCATGGCCATGATTATTGTGTGCTAATTTCAGATGTACTGCTTCAACATCGacccttttccctttttatacATTGCACGGCCGTAGCATTCCCACATGGCTTGTGCTGAAACCTTTGAGTCATCACTCTATATTGTGGCTCTGCGCAGCTCTATAGGGGGGCAGATTTCACTGTAGATCCTGCAATAGTGATTGTGAATATTGGGGTTCAAGAACTTCTGGAAACTTCGAGTATTCAATCATACGTGTTCTTTAACtggcaaaataataaataatatatcaggattttgttttgttatgacCTGACCTGATTTGACCTTAAAAATGAAAGTACATGAACCTACTGATGAGTCATGGTGTTTCACACAAAGGTGTGGAAACAGTCTGCGGCGGATACTGTATATAAAAGTGGCGCTAGGTTGGCATGAATTGCAAAAACGTGTCACCATGGGCAGGGTAAATATTTCATATGTTTGTTGATATAATGGTGTCTATCAAACCCACTGATCTAACTTTTCATGCATGTTTCTTGTTGCAGATTCATTTTCTACGAAGAGAGGAACTTCCAGGGTCGTTCCTACGAGTGTAGCAGCGACTGCACCGACATCCACATGCACCTGAACCGCTGCAACTCCTGCAGGGTGGACAACGGCTGCTTCGTGGTGTACGACCGCCACAACTACATGGGCAATCAGGTGTTCTTGAAGAGAGGGGAGTAATCCGATTTCCAGCGCATGGGGAGCATGATGGGCATGATGGGCATGGCTATGATGGATACCATCCGCTCCTGTCGCACGATCCCCACGGTAAGGAGTTTGAGGAGGAGCTGGAACGGTCCAAAGATGTGTTTGGTGAATTTAAGCAGGCAAACTCATTTACATTTGATATCCTGTCTTTCTTCCCCTACAGCACAGGGAAGCCTTCAGGATGAGGATCTACGAAAGGGAGAACTACGGAGGCCAGATGCACGAGCTGATGGACGACATCGAGTCCTTGCAGGATCGTTTCCTGATGTCCGACTGCCAGTCCTGCCAGGTGATGGACGGCCACTGGCTGATGTTCGAGCAGCCCAACTTCAGAGGCAAGATGATGTACGTGAGGCCCGGAGAGTACAGGAACCTTCGCGACTCTGCAGCTAGCAACATGTCCAGGATCAGCTCCATCAAGCGCATCATGGACATGTGCTGATTGTTGTGTACTTAAAGAAACTGAGGGGGAagaataaaaatcacattttgaagTATCTCTGCTGTTTTGTAGTTTCCTTTGTGGGGTAAGACCATATACTTTGCTCGTGACAGACATGAATAAAGACTTATTTTAAAGCAGGTACATTTGGTATAAAACACCTCATACTTCCATGATAAGCCGAGTTATTCCTCCACACTACATCGTATTTTTAAATGACGTTAATATTACTATTTAGTCCTTCGTAGTGCAGTAGTCGTTGCCTGTTCATAATGGGTCGATAGTTGGGCCGATTGCTGCTGTTTCaaacaaagtcaaaatatattgCAACGGTTCCTTATTCACTGCATACAGTAACATGAATCTATGAGGGTGCAGACTGCAAAGGAACTTAAGGTAACATAAAGGAGGTACTTTACAGGGCTAGAGTTTGGTGTGACCCTTCTGGGCTACTGTAGAAACATGGTGAAAGAGGAAATGCTCCCATTCTAAGCCAAGGAAagtcattaataaaaacattgtcCTGAAAAGATATTGTTACCTGCAAAGAAATCCCACTAAATCCTACACACTGCTTCTTTAAATTCAAAGGCTTTTATCCCCTTGAGAACATGAATGTACGCTTCTTGATATATTTTGCATTATAATGTGTACAAGCTGACAAAAACAGTGtccaaaatgtgatgttttcttCCTCCAAGAAGCATGAATGTattatgaattacattttgcacAAGAGGGCATTTTCACTGAAAGCTAAGCAGAGCTACAGCACGTTGGGATGCCTATTTTAGGCACCAATTACATGTGCAGAGAGAGATTGTCATTACAGTGGTTAATTAAAGAACAATGGAACAAACAGTCTGCTAGTGAGGAACGCTGGGTGTACTGCTCGTTaactttggtttaaaaaactgaaaatcctAGCAGCACATGGCAGACAAACCCTGAGTGATTTGAACTGAGGTTTGTTTCATAAATTCAACTTTTATACATGCAATGCAAATCAATGCATGTTTTATACTCTTGCATCGTTTATCCGCTGTATACTGTTCCCACATagcagattaaaaacaaaagtaatgcaATAAATGGAGTTTGCTTTGTGACTGAACTCTGCACCACTTCTGTTTAATCTGTGCACAGCTTCGATGTATAATACAGCAGGGACTTCCATGCCGATGAGCTGACTCGGGTATTTTGTACAATTGAGGGGCAGATTCTTTTGATGTCACATGATGCATAAAAGGCAGCGGGCCAGTGGGCAGAACAACAGAAATCAAAAAGCCAGACCATGAACGGAAAGGTAGTGAAGGGTGCAGATCAGTGCTGCAGCCGGATCCATTTACTGCTACAATATTATACTGTATCACTTCTTCTGCTATgcaactgtgtgtttgttaacaGCACTGACCTTTAGCTcgtgtgtctccctctctagATCGTCTTCTTTGAGGGGAGGAACTTCCAGGGTCGCTCCTATGAGTGCATGAGCGACTGCTCCGAGATCTCCTCCCACCTGGGCCGGTGCAGCTCCTGCAGGGTGGAGAGCGGGACGTTCATGGTCTACGATCAGCCAAACTTCACGGGCCAGCAGTACCTCCTGACCAGGGGAGAGTACCCCGAGTACCAGAACACCATCGGCTTCAATGAGTGCATTCAGTCCTGCCGCATGGTGCCTACGGTAAATATGTGCAGAATATTACTCACAGAGAACAGAGGCAATCAGTGATGGAAAGAGACATGTTTGGGAGTAATCTTACCCAGAATCAGATGAAAATATCCAGTCAAATTCAGTTCTGTGCTCTAGCAGTGAGTAAATAGTGAAGGAGGTGCTGGCTTCATCGGGTTTTTGTTTAAAGAATTATCTCAAAAGGTGTCTGGGCCTCTAAGGGATTTTAGAGAAAACGCTTCAATGTTATTCATACAGTCCTCCACAGGGTGACTTCAACTTAAGTCTGATAA
The Eleginops maclovinus isolate JMC-PN-2008 ecotype Puerto Natales chromosome 24, JC_Emac_rtc_rv5, whole genome shotgun sequence DNA segment above includes these coding regions:
- the LOC134860856 gene encoding gamma-crystallin M3-like, which produces MAMGRIIFYEEKNFQGRSYETSNDCPELTSYLSRCNSCRVESGLFMVYEKPNFMGHQMLVRRGEYPDNQRLMGMSMSDCIRSSRMIPMHRGPFRMRIYEKENFGGQMHELMDDCDNMQDRFRMSDCQSCNVTDGHWLMFEQPNYRGKMMYLRPGEYRNLRDMGTGNMTRFSSIRRIMDSC
- the LOC134860863 gene encoding gamma-crystallin M3-like, giving the protein MGSMMGMMGMAMMDTIRSCRTIPTHREAFRMRIYERENYGGQMHELMDDIESLQDRFLMSDCQSCQVMDGHWLMFEQPNFRGKMMYVRPGEYRNLRDSAASNMSRISSIKRIMDMC
- the LOC134860857 gene encoding gamma-crystallin M2-like; this translates as MTMERTGKIIFYEEKNFKGHHYECSSDCPEVNSHIQRCNSIRVESGAWVLYERPQYLGYQYVLMRGEYPNYQSWNGFNDTMRSCRLIRHPSSIHRIRIYERPDFSGQMIEFSDDMPNLMDRWRYRDIHSAHVQDGIWVFYEHSNYRGRQYLLEKGEYRRPAEWGALHPAVGSIRRVVDSS